In one window of Poriferisphaera corsica DNA:
- a CDS encoding SPFH domain-containing protein, whose amino-acid sequence MIWKKLRGELIDIIEWLDDSNDTMVYRFERYGNEIKYGAQLVVREGQYAVFVNQGKIADVFSPGQYRLETKNLPVLSTLMGWKYGFESPFKAEVYFVSSRRFTDLKWGTKNPIMMRDAEFGPIRIRAYGTYVMRVDKPDVFLKEIVGTDGEFTKDEIDGQLRSIVASRFADVVGEAKIPVLDMAANYDEFGQFLTDRIQSEFDTYGLELTKLLIENISLPSAVEEALDKRTSMGVIGNLDAYTKFQTAEAMEAAANNPNGGGAAEGMGLGMGFGMAQQMMGSMQQPSGGGQNVQGGQGGNQVGGPPPLPGVSALAVHVAVNGQQAGPFDEAALKGMISQGTLAAETLVWMGGMSGWQKAGEVGEVAKLFGQAPPPLPPMS is encoded by the coding sequence ATGATTTGGAAAAAGCTGCGCGGCGAATTGATTGACATTATTGAATGGCTGGATGACTCGAATGATACGATGGTGTATCGGTTTGAGCGGTATGGGAATGAGATTAAGTATGGTGCGCAGTTGGTGGTAAGGGAGGGGCAGTATGCGGTGTTTGTGAATCAGGGGAAGATTGCGGACGTGTTTAGTCCGGGGCAGTATCGGCTTGAGACGAAGAACTTGCCGGTGTTGTCGACGCTGATGGGTTGGAAGTATGGGTTTGAGTCGCCGTTTAAGGCTGAGGTTTATTTTGTCAGTTCGAGACGGTTTACAGATCTGAAGTGGGGGACGAAGAATCCGATCATGATGCGTGACGCGGAGTTTGGGCCGATACGTATTCGGGCGTATGGGACGTATGTGATGCGGGTTGATAAGCCGGATGTGTTTTTGAAGGAGATTGTGGGGACGGATGGTGAGTTTACGAAGGATGAGATTGATGGGCAGCTCAGAAGTATTGTTGCATCAAGGTTTGCGGATGTTGTGGGTGAGGCGAAGATTCCGGTGTTGGACATGGCGGCGAACTACGATGAGTTTGGTCAGTTTTTGACGGATCGGATTCAGAGCGAGTTTGATACGTATGGGTTGGAATTGACGAAGTTGTTGATTGAGAATATTTCATTGCCAAGTGCGGTGGAAGAGGCGCTGGACAAACGGACGAGTATGGGTGTGATTGGGAATTTGGATGCGTATACGAAATTCCAGACGGCAGAGGCAATGGAGGCTGCGGCAAATAATCCGAACGGTGGCGGGGCAGCAGAGGGGATGGGCTTAGGGATGGGGTTTGGGATGGCGCAGCAGATGATGGGTTCGATGCAACAGCCTTCGGGTGGTGGTCAGAATGTCCAAGGGGGGCAGGGGGGGAATCAAGTGGGTGGGCCACCGCCGTTGCCGGGCGTAAGTGCGTTGGCGGTGCATGTTGCGGTGAATGGACAGCAGGCAGGGCCGTTTGATGAGGCGGCGCTGAAGGGGATGATTTCGCAGGGAACGCTGGCGGCTGAAACTTTGGTTTGGATGGGGGGGATGAGTGGATGGCAGAAGGCGGGCGAGGTGGGTGAGGTGGCGAAATTGTTTGGTCAGGCTCCGCCGCCGTTGCCGCCAATGTCCTGA
- a CDS encoding HDOD domain-containing protein — MSETGLVTDNEAQNELIEAAIAEISHIATLPEVTMKIIQLVEDPDSTAQDLNKVISNDPALGARILKVVNSAFYGLPGQIGSINRAIVLLGLNAVKNIAIAASLAKLFRGGKICNSFDAHDLWNQAIASATATRLLGEKIGLGLPDEAFLAGLIHDIGMMVEIQAKRPKFVEVMQKLEENPDGKLREYEEAVIGADHEQFGAALCRTWKFPQSFAYVTGFHHHPWDLPEKHRTLASLVHVADIIVANLGIGFTRGVEHKEIMPSLLEELKLSMEQVEEISTKVPEAMEEASTIFSLG; from the coding sequence ATGTCAGAAACGGGTTTAGTCACCGACAATGAAGCACAGAATGAGTTGATTGAAGCGGCGATCGCGGAGATCAGTCATATTGCAACGTTACCTGAGGTAACGATGAAGATTATTCAGTTGGTTGAGGATCCGGACTCGACAGCTCAGGATCTGAATAAGGTCATCTCGAACGATCCGGCACTGGGTGCGCGGATTCTGAAGGTGGTTAATTCAGCGTTTTATGGTTTGCCGGGGCAGATTGGCTCGATTAATCGAGCGATTGTGCTTTTGGGGTTGAACGCGGTGAAGAATATCGCGATTGCGGCTTCATTGGCGAAGCTTTTTAGGGGTGGGAAGATCTGTAACAGTTTTGACGCTCATGACCTTTGGAACCAGGCGATTGCGAGTGCTACGGCGACGCGGTTGTTGGGTGAGAAGATAGGTCTGGGTTTGCCAGACGAAGCGTTTTTGGCGGGGCTGATTCACGATATTGGGATGATGGTTGAGATTCAGGCGAAGCGTCCGAAGTTTGTTGAGGTGATGCAGAAGCTTGAAGAGAATCCTGATGGGAAGCTTCGCGAGTACGAAGAAGCGGTTATAGGTGCTGATCACGAGCAATTTGGTGCGGCGTTATGCCGAACATGGAAATTCCCGCAGAGTTTTGCGTATGTGACGGGGTTCCATCACCATCCTTGGGATCTGCCAGAAAAGCATAGAACCCTTGCGAGCCTTGTACACGTTGCAGACATCATTGTCGCTAATCTCGGCATTGGCTTTACACGTGGCGTGGAACACAAAGAAATAATGCCTAGTTTGCTAGAAGAGTTGAAGCTCTCGATGGAACAGGTCGAAGAAATAAGTACGAAAGTACCTGAGGCAATGGAAGAAGCATCAACGATCTTCAGTCTCGGTTAA
- a CDS encoding alpha/beta fold hydrolase: MITFRIHNQGGHHKKREIIVLHGGPAAAGSAAPIAQKLSQDGFTVIEPLQRDTDLLHPSEDPSKIFTVDQHVRDLHELIIAKCSVKPIILGESWGAMLALAYAARYPQIVGPLILVGCGTFSEDTRSVLRKTITDRIDQAPGLKDRFDSLESDIEDPHTRMQQHIKLIEKVYNYAKLPEAEIDGYAEHPIKLDAVAHKHTWCDMIRLQKEGMYPDAFKAITSPVLMIHGSHDPHPGIETYELLKQYMPQMDYHELERCGHSPWVERYARTEFFSRIRGWLALRK; the protein is encoded by the coding sequence ATGATCACGTTTCGTATTCACAATCAGGGTGGGCATCACAAAAAGCGGGAAATTATTGTCCTGCACGGCGGGCCGGCAGCCGCGGGTAGTGCTGCGCCGATAGCGCAAAAGCTTTCTCAAGACGGGTTTACCGTCATTGAGCCCTTGCAGCGCGATACCGATCTATTACACCCGAGTGAAGATCCCAGCAAAATCTTCACCGTTGATCAGCATGTCCGTGATTTACACGAGCTCATCATCGCTAAATGCAGTGTGAAACCGATCATTCTCGGTGAATCCTGGGGAGCCATGCTCGCCTTGGCTTATGCTGCGAGATATCCGCAAATCGTTGGCCCATTGATACTTGTGGGCTGTGGGACGTTTAGCGAAGACACTCGATCTGTGCTTAGGAAGACAATCACTGATCGCATCGATCAGGCCCCTGGGTTGAAAGATCGATTCGATAGCCTCGAATCAGATATCGAGGACCCCCATACCCGAATGCAGCAGCACATCAAGCTCATCGAGAAGGTCTACAACTACGCCAAGCTTCCCGAAGCTGAGATCGATGGCTATGCAGAGCATCCCATCAAACTTGATGCGGTTGCTCATAAACATACCTGGTGCGATATGATTCGTCTGCAAAAAGAAGGTATGTATCCTGATGCCTTTAAAGCGATTACATCGCCTGTACTTATGATCCACGGCTCGCATGATCCACATCCCGGTATCGAAACCTATGAATTGCTCAAACAGTACATGCCGCAGATGGACTATCACGAGTTGGAACGCTGTGGGCACAGTCCTTGGGTTGAGCGTTATGCGCGTACTGAATTCTTCAGCCGCATACGCGGTTGGCTCGCACTGCGAAAATAA
- a CDS encoding mechanosensitive ion channel family protein codes for MNKSKRQNGQGFGIAGHGVWLGWLAALAMCLSMMGGQVHAQSQAEKVTDKAPSGSSKVADAIKDKVVDAKEQMEKEKEAEALKVDLTTPGQTVKTFIEAMDKITGLWDEATINDEDKKKQQNIAIACMWVKGTDYETDRAKAVLAANDLYSVLNRIQDYLSMGMLDDKTYLGNADYIDEGAGKKEITLFPINDGQQDEFEKLLNTTSVPRIVLERNDADEWKFDKGTVERAGSMLKLFTEHDINPKRGPMVTSIAPMIESALPKYLVQGEFLQIKYWQWLLVLILIFIGMVIDLFFRILVKSSSRRLIKRRGMTEDMHETIKYSARPFGLLAAAVFWITALKLTFTIGKDENLAVYVLFSSLRIYIAVIGTLTAWRFVDLIAMFLEAKAKRTSTKFDDVLIPLMRKTFKVFVVAIGIVYAAGALGVSIAPLLASIGIASVGISFAMKDTVENFFGSVAVLLDRPFDVGDWVLIDSAEGIVEQVGFRSTRIRTFYNSQITIPNSNLVRAKVDNYGRRRYRRWKTNLSVQYDTTPDQLIAFTEGVRELVRTHPYTRKDYYEVYCNEFGDSSLDILLYVFFEVPDWNTELRERERLFLDIVRLADALGVSFAFPTRTLHLYNEEKDAIHKPSEAPLSSTERRAEVLGVHAAQRLMKQQTWQKKKPGAVVITGAPTDIKLDDGGNPVVEDEKEDEGKKE; via the coding sequence ATGAATAAATCAAAAAGACAAAACGGGCAAGGTTTCGGTATCGCTGGCCACGGGGTGTGGCTTGGATGGCTGGCGGCGCTAGCGATGTGCTTGAGCATGATGGGCGGGCAAGTGCATGCACAATCACAGGCTGAGAAGGTTACGGACAAGGCGCCCAGTGGTTCGTCGAAGGTCGCGGATGCGATCAAAGATAAGGTTGTAGATGCCAAAGAGCAGATGGAGAAGGAGAAAGAGGCGGAAGCGCTGAAGGTGGATCTGACAACGCCAGGGCAGACAGTGAAAACGTTTATCGAGGCGATGGACAAGATCACGGGTTTGTGGGATGAGGCAACGATCAACGATGAAGACAAGAAGAAGCAGCAAAATATTGCGATTGCTTGCATGTGGGTCAAGGGGACCGACTATGAGACGGATAGAGCGAAGGCAGTTCTAGCTGCGAATGATTTGTACTCCGTTCTCAATAGGATCCAGGATTATTTATCGATGGGGATGCTCGATGATAAGACGTACTTGGGGAATGCGGATTATATCGATGAGGGGGCAGGCAAGAAAGAAATTACGCTGTTTCCCATTAATGATGGGCAGCAAGATGAATTTGAGAAATTGCTAAACACAACTTCTGTGCCACGAATTGTGTTGGAGCGGAATGACGCGGATGAGTGGAAGTTTGATAAAGGCACGGTTGAGCGTGCGGGGTCAATGCTTAAATTGTTTACGGAGCATGATATCAACCCAAAGCGTGGGCCGATGGTGACTTCGATTGCGCCGATGATTGAATCAGCGTTACCAAAATATCTGGTTCAGGGGGAGTTCTTGCAGATCAAGTATTGGCAATGGCTGCTTGTGCTGATTCTGATCTTCATTGGGATGGTGATTGATTTGTTCTTCCGGATCTTGGTAAAGAGCAGTTCACGTCGATTGATTAAGCGGCGTGGGATGACGGAGGATATGCATGAAACGATTAAGTACTCGGCAAGGCCGTTTGGGTTGTTGGCCGCGGCGGTGTTTTGGATCACGGCACTGAAGCTGACGTTTACAATTGGAAAGGATGAGAATCTTGCGGTTTACGTGCTATTCTCATCATTACGGATTTATATTGCGGTGATCGGGACACTAACGGCGTGGCGGTTTGTGGATTTGATCGCGATGTTTTTAGAGGCCAAGGCGAAACGCACGTCGACGAAGTTTGATGATGTGCTGATCCCGTTGATGCGAAAGACGTTTAAGGTTTTCGTGGTAGCGATCGGGATTGTGTATGCAGCGGGCGCGTTGGGGGTTTCGATCGCGCCGCTACTGGCTTCGATTGGTATTGCTTCGGTTGGTATTTCGTTTGCGATGAAGGATACTGTTGAGAACTTTTTTGGTTCGGTGGCGGTGCTGCTGGATCGGCCGTTTGATGTGGGGGACTGGGTGCTGATTGATTCGGCGGAAGGGATTGTGGAACAGGTTGGTTTTCGGTCGACACGGATCAGGACGTTTTATAATTCGCAGATTACGATTCCTAACTCGAATCTTGTGCGTGCGAAGGTTGATAACTATGGGCGGCGAAGGTATCGCCGATGGAAAACGAATCTGAGTGTGCAGTATGATACGACGCCGGATCAATTGATTGCGTTCACCGAAGGGGTGCGTGAACTGGTGCGAACGCATCCGTATACGCGGAAGGATTATTACGAGGTTTATTGCAATGAGTTTGGCGATTCGTCGTTGGATATTTTGTTGTATGTCTTTTTTGAGGTGCCGGACTGGAATACGGAGTTGCGAGAGAGGGAACGTTTGTTCTTAGATATTGTGCGACTGGCGGATGCGCTGGGTGTGAGCTTTGCGTTCCCAACACGGACGTTGCATTTATATAATGAGGAAAAGGATGCGATCCATAAGCCGAGCGAGGCGCCGCTGAGTTCTACGGAGCGGCGGGCTGAGGTTTTAGGTGTGCATGCGGCTCAACGATTGATGAAGCAGCAAACTTGGCAGAAGAAGAAGCCAGGGGCGGTGGTGATTACGGGTGCGCCGACGGATATTAAGCTGGATGACGGGGGGAATCCGGTGGTAGAGGATGAGAAGGAAGATGAAGGGAAGAAAGAATGA
- a CDS encoding DNA-methyltransferase codes for MSTDSQQPSVGKAPRNRLFQGDCHKIMSRWQPNSLDLIFADPPYNIGYNYDHYDDNREHDDYVAWTESWIDACTRLLKPTGSMYILIGDEYAAETRLHLRKLENEGKLMFRNWIIWHYTFGQRCKIKFNRSHAHLFYCVGTAALNAKNLTKKPPFAFNRDAIALPSARMTTYGDKRANPAGKLPDDTWYLRHFPDAALWHTRPQDATENTDEYFAPDSDTWNQSRLCGTFHERTTWHPCQLPEALLHRIIKVSSNPGDLVFDPFTGSGTTLAAAKQLGRDYLGTELSKDYAKKARQRIKKTDVDPNAITTTITATNKVARQPALT; via the coding sequence ATGTCCACTGACTCCCAACAACCCTCCGTCGGTAAAGCCCCCCGCAACCGCCTCTTCCAAGGTGATTGCCACAAAATCATGTCCCGTTGGCAGCCCAACTCACTCGACCTCATCTTCGCAGACCCACCCTACAACATCGGCTACAACTACGATCATTACGACGACAACCGTGAGCACGACGACTACGTCGCATGGACAGAATCATGGATCGATGCATGCACTCGCCTGCTCAAACCCACAGGCTCCATGTACATCCTCATCGGCGATGAGTACGCCGCCGAAACCCGGCTCCACCTTCGCAAACTCGAAAATGAAGGCAAACTCATGTTCCGCAACTGGATCATTTGGCACTACACCTTCGGCCAGCGCTGCAAAATCAAGTTCAATCGTTCGCACGCACACCTCTTCTATTGCGTCGGTACCGCTGCACTCAACGCCAAGAATCTCACCAAAAAGCCGCCTTTTGCTTTCAACCGTGACGCCATCGCACTCCCATCCGCCCGCATGACAACCTATGGCGACAAACGCGCTAACCCCGCCGGTAAACTCCCCGACGACACCTGGTACCTCCGCCATTTCCCCGATGCCGCCCTTTGGCACACTCGCCCTCAAGACGCCACCGAAAACACCGACGAATACTTCGCTCCCGACTCCGACACATGGAACCAGTCCCGCCTCTGCGGCACGTTCCACGAACGCACCACCTGGCACCCCTGTCAACTCCCCGAAGCGCTCCTTCATCGCATCATCAAAGTCTCCTCAAATCCCGGCGACCTCGTCTTCGACCCCTTCACCGGCTCAGGCACCACACTGGCTGCCGCAAAACAACTCGGCCGCGACTACCTTGGCACAGAGCTCTCCAAAGATTACGCCAAAAAAGCCCGTCAACGCATCAAAAAAACCGATGTCGACCCCAACGCTATCACCACCACCATCACCGCTACCAACAAAGTCGCCCGCCAACCCGCTCTCACCTAA
- a CDS encoding 4Fe-4S dicluster domain-containing protein: MPHVIAEPCVGTKDTACVAVCPVDCIHPTADEPEFEDADMLYIDPDTCIDCGLCVDECPVKAIFPEEDLPDEWQSFVEKNAEFYG, encoded by the coding sequence ATGCCACACGTGATTGCTGAACCGTGCGTCGGCACCAAAGACACTGCTTGTGTTGCAGTCTGTCCCGTGGACTGTATTCACCCAACGGCGGATGAACCTGAATTCGAAGATGCAGACATGCTTTACATCGACCCGGACACCTGCATTGATTGTGGGCTGTGTGTTGATGAGTGCCCTGTGAAGGCGATCTTCCCAGAAGAAGACTTGCCGGATGAATGGCAGTCATTTGTCGAGAAGAATGCAGAATTCTACGGCTAA